Proteins encoded by one window of Phytohabitans houttuyneae:
- a CDS encoding M28 family peptidase: MGIDERTSRRAFMASASAAAAVPLIVGAAPASAGGHGTPPGPGRPIHPQRPSRALRALLDDIDRRRIEATVRRLVAFGTRHTLSSQDDPVRGIGAARDWIFDQLSGYAAASGGRMTVEKQSYTQEPGPRIPVPTVISNVVATLRGTASPERVYVISGHYDSRVTDVLNATADAPGANDDASGVAVVMELARLFATRPPAATLVFTAVAGEEQGLFGSGFQARQYKAAGADVQGMFSNDIVGSSLADDGTRDPRTVRLFAEGVPTAETPAEASVRQSVGGENDSPSRQLARFVQDVAENDATGMNVRIIYRRDRYLRGSDHISYLQQGYPAARFTEPNEDFRHQHQDVRVEDGVQFGDLPEFCDFGFITRVAKVNGAALWSLANGPGTPKSVNILTAALTNDTTLRWQRGTDPDLAGYEVVWRETTAPEWTHVIPVGDVTTATIDLSKDNVFFGVRAVDRDGLRSPVAFPTPASS; encoded by the coding sequence ATGGGCATTGATGAGAGAACATCTCGACGGGCCTTCATGGCGTCCGCGTCCGCGGCCGCTGCTGTGCCGCTGATCGTCGGCGCGGCTCCGGCGTCGGCCGGCGGGCACGGGACACCACCCGGGCCGGGCCGCCCCATCCACCCCCAACGGCCGAGCCGCGCGCTGCGGGCGCTGCTCGACGACATCGACCGCCGCCGGATCGAGGCCACCGTGCGCCGCCTCGTCGCGTTCGGCACCCGGCACACCCTCTCCAGCCAGGACGACCCGGTCCGCGGGATCGGCGCCGCCCGCGACTGGATCTTCGACCAGCTCAGCGGGTACGCGGCGGCCTCCGGCGGGCGCATGACCGTGGAGAAGCAGTCGTACACGCAGGAGCCGGGACCGCGCATCCCGGTGCCGACCGTGATCTCCAATGTGGTGGCCACGCTGCGCGGCACCGCGTCGCCCGAGCGGGTGTACGTGATCTCCGGGCACTACGACTCCCGCGTCACCGACGTCCTCAACGCGACCGCCGACGCGCCCGGCGCCAACGACGACGCCTCCGGCGTGGCGGTGGTGATGGAGCTCGCGCGGCTCTTCGCCACGCGGCCGCCGGCGGCGACGCTGGTGTTCACCGCAGTGGCCGGCGAGGAGCAGGGCCTGTTCGGCTCGGGGTTCCAGGCCCGCCAGTACAAGGCGGCCGGCGCCGACGTGCAGGGCATGTTCAGCAACGACATCGTCGGCTCCAGCCTCGCCGACGACGGCACCCGCGACCCGCGCACGGTGCGGCTCTTCGCCGAGGGCGTCCCGACAGCTGAGACGCCGGCCGAGGCTTCGGTGCGCCAATCGGTCGGAGGCGAAAACGATTCGCCATCGCGCCAGCTCGCGCGCTTCGTGCAGGACGTCGCAGAAAACGACGCGACTGGAATGAATGTGCGCATTATCTATCGCCGTGACCGCTATTTGCGTGGAAGCGACCACATCTCGTACCTCCAGCAGGGTTACCCCGCGGCCCGCTTCACCGAGCCGAACGAAGATTTTCGCCACCAACATCAGGATGTGCGGGTCGAGGACGGCGTGCAGTTCGGCGACCTGCCCGAGTTCTGCGACTTCGGGTTCATCACGCGGGTCGCCAAGGTCAACGGCGCCGCATTGTGGTCGCTGGCCAACGGCCCGGGCACACCCAAGAGCGTCAACATCCTCACCGCCGCGCTCACCAACGACACGACTTTGCGCTGGCAGCGTGGCACGGACCCGGATCTGGCCGGGTACGAGGTGGTGTGGCGGGAGACCACCGCTCCGGAGTGGACACACGTGATTCCGGTCGGCGACGTCACCACGGCCACGATCGACTTGTCGAAGGACAACGTTTTCTTCGGCGTACGGGCGGTGGACCGCGATGGTCTGCGCAGTCCGGTCGCTTTCCCCACCCCCGCATCAAGCTGA
- a CDS encoding response regulator transcription factor yields MTAEDDLEVVAELSRSDEVLPIARRDHPHVAVLDIALPGPVAVTELCPTLCDAVPTCGVLILLDRQAGAGVGRSLARLAPRVGFLGAETSPYDLVESVRQLARGEPVLDAEVAVAALTASENPLTDRECEVLRMALDGAPAKEIAQKLYLSAGTVRNYLSRILAKTGARTRIEAIRIAQDAGWI; encoded by the coding sequence ATGACGGCCGAAGACGATCTCGAGGTCGTGGCTGAGCTCTCCCGCTCCGACGAGGTGCTCCCGATCGCCCGCCGGGACCATCCGCACGTCGCGGTGCTCGACATCGCCCTGCCCGGTCCTGTCGCGGTCACCGAGCTGTGCCCGACCCTCTGCGACGCGGTGCCCACCTGCGGCGTCCTGATCCTGCTCGACCGCCAGGCCGGCGCCGGAGTGGGCCGCTCGCTGGCCCGCCTCGCACCGCGCGTGGGCTTCCTCGGCGCCGAGACCTCGCCCTACGACCTTGTCGAGAGCGTACGCCAGCTGGCCCGGGGCGAGCCCGTGCTGGACGCCGAGGTCGCGGTCGCCGCACTCACCGCCAGCGAAAACCCGCTGACCGACCGCGAGTGCGAGGTGCTCCGCATGGCGCTCGACGGGGCACCGGCCAAGGAGATCGCGCAGAAGCTTTACCTCAGCGCCGGCACCGTCCGCAACTACCTGTCCCGCATCCTCGCCAAGACCGGCGCCCGCACCCGCATCGAGGCGATCCGCATCGCCCAGGACGCCGGCTGGATCTGA
- a CDS encoding ATP-binding cassette domain-containing protein produces the protein MRRELRYAVTGLRRRPLLRLVAWSVPEALPSAVLGLAVAHAVDDGFLAGRPLVGLAWLGALLLSGLAGAVGARQVFAALGDLVEPVRDDLVRRVVSGALRAGAAGRADDGAVSRLTRQVEIVRDRYAGLIVVCRGFLVTVVGATAGLLTIAPQVALLILPPFLLGCALFLATLGVAAGRYRAAVRADERVATAAGTVLAATRDIAARGAEEHAARMVAGPIAEQAAAERGLAWLAVLRTLCFAVGGWLPLVAVLAAGPWLVDGGVTAGAVLGGLTYVLFGLQPALARLFSGLGGSGLRFVVTLGRILDAADQPAPPPRPAIPLGYAVALRGVTFAYGPHAEPVLRGLDLDLPEGDHLAVVGPSGIGKSTLAGLVCGLLRPDAGTVLVGGCAAVEVPESARVLIPQEAYAFAGTVRDNLTYLRPDVPDPTVLAAAEAVGAAALVSRLGGLDADLRPAELSAGERQQLALVRAYLSPAPVAVLDEATCHLDPAAERVAEEAFAAREGTLVVIAHRISSAFRARRVLVLDGTGAALGDHEGLLESSPLYRELVGHWSAADAPAPTP, from the coding sequence ATGAGGCGCGAGCTGCGGTACGCGGTCACGGGGCTGCGGCGGCGACCGCTGCTCCGGCTCGTGGCCTGGTCGGTGCCGGAGGCGCTGCCCTCCGCGGTGCTCGGCCTGGCGGTCGCGCACGCGGTCGACGACGGCTTCCTCGCCGGCCGCCCGCTGGTCGGGCTGGCCTGGCTCGGCGCGCTCCTGCTCTCCGGGCTGGCGGGCGCGGTCGGCGCGCGGCAGGTCTTCGCCGCCCTCGGCGACCTCGTCGAACCGGTCCGCGACGACCTCGTCCGGCGGGTGGTGTCGGGTGCGCTGCGGGCGGGGGCCGCAGGCCGGGCCGACGACGGCGCCGTGTCGCGGCTGACCCGGCAGGTGGAGATCGTCCGGGACAGGTACGCGGGCCTGATCGTCGTCTGCCGCGGCTTCCTCGTCACGGTCGTCGGCGCCACGGCCGGCCTGCTCACCATCGCGCCGCAGGTCGCGCTGCTGATCCTGCCGCCGTTCCTGCTGGGCTGCGCGCTGTTCCTGGCCACGCTCGGGGTGGCCGCCGGCCGCTACCGCGCCGCCGTGCGGGCCGACGAGCGGGTCGCCACCGCCGCCGGTACCGTGCTCGCCGCCACCCGCGACATCGCCGCCCGCGGCGCCGAGGAGCACGCCGCCCGCATGGTCGCCGGGCCGATCGCCGAGCAGGCCGCGGCCGAGCGGGGCCTCGCGTGGCTGGCCGTGCTCCGCACGCTGTGCTTCGCGGTCGGCGGGTGGCTGCCCCTGGTCGCCGTGCTGGCCGCCGGACCGTGGCTTGTCGACGGGGGCGTGACCGCCGGCGCCGTCCTGGGTGGACTGACGTACGTCCTGTTCGGACTCCAGCCCGCCCTCGCCCGCCTCTTCTCCGGCCTGGGCGGCAGCGGGCTGCGCTTCGTGGTGACGCTCGGACGGATCCTGGACGCCGCCGACCAGCCCGCCCCACCACCCCGGCCGGCCATCCCGCTCGGCTACGCGGTGGCGCTGCGCGGGGTCACCTTCGCGTACGGGCCGCACGCCGAACCCGTGCTCCGCGGCCTCGACCTCGACCTGCCCGAAGGCGATCACCTGGCGGTCGTCGGCCCCAGCGGCATCGGCAAGTCCACGCTCGCGGGCCTGGTGTGCGGCCTGCTCCGCCCGGACGCCGGCACCGTGCTGGTCGGCGGGTGCGCCGCGGTCGAGGTGCCGGAGTCGGCGCGGGTCCTGATCCCGCAGGAGGCGTACGCGTTCGCCGGCACCGTCCGCGACAACCTCACCTACCTGCGCCCCGACGTGCCCGATCCCACCGTCCTCGCCGCGGCCGAGGCCGTCGGCGCGGCGGCGCTGGTGTCCCGCCTTGGCGGGCTGGACGCCGACCTGCGCCCGGCCGAGCTCTCGGCGGGGGAGCGCCAGCAGCTGGCGCTCGTGCGCGCCTACCTCTCACCCGCACCCGTCGCGGTGCTCGACGAGGCCACCTGCCACCTCGACCCGGCGGCGGAGCGGGTGGCCGAGGAGGCGTTCGCCGCCCGCGAGGGCACGCTGGTCGTGATCGCCCACCGGATCAGCTCGGCGTTCAGGGCGCGGCGGGTGCTGGTCCTGGACGGCACGGGTGCCGCGCTGGGCGACCACGAGGGCCTGCTGGAAAGCTCGCCGCTGTACCGCGAGCTGGTCGGCCACTGGTCCGCCGCCGACGCTCCGGCCCCCACCCCCTGA
- a CDS encoding ABC transporter ATP-binding protein, translating to MSATFAVLVRKGGAWLPVIAFCAVVGSGVTLALPVVLGRAIDAVVAGDGSTARWVVVACGLILLSMLADVGGAFAGAANSAGVTAWLRDRLVRHTLAVGPRAGRAFDAGDLVSRVSSNATDAAQAGLVTISVATALLPPAGALVLLTLIDPWLALVFLAGLALVGLVLRAFTRQTAAVVSAYQRTQGRLAARLAESLVGVRTIAAAGTVEAEERRVLAPLDELRRQGADTWRVLARSSAQAAVVGPLVLVAVLAAGGLALADGRISAGDLFAASRYATIGAGLGSLTGVLGGLARARAGARRAAEVLDTPTVQHGRSAVPDGPGTVEFQGVAARGDDGAALLDGVDLVLPGGATVAVVGRSGSGKSVLAALAARLRDPDAGRVLLDGVPLPDLDRAALRTAIGCAFERPVLVGGTVADAVGLGLPRDRVRAAAHATHAHDFVSRLPEGYDTPLADAPMSGGEAQRLGLARAWHAERLLVLDDATSSVDTATEVRIAAALTGSGGGRTRLVVTHRAATAARADAVVWLAGGRVRAMGRHADLWDDPEYREVFQ from the coding sequence GTGTCGGCGACCTTCGCCGTGCTGGTCCGAAAGGGTGGTGCCTGGCTGCCGGTCATCGCCTTTTGCGCTGTCGTCGGCTCCGGCGTCACGCTCGCCCTGCCGGTCGTGCTGGGCCGGGCGATCGACGCGGTCGTGGCCGGTGACGGGTCCACCGCACGCTGGGTCGTTGTCGCATGCGGACTCATCCTGCTCAGCATGCTCGCCGACGTCGGCGGAGCGTTCGCGGGCGCGGCCAACAGCGCCGGCGTCACCGCGTGGCTGCGCGACCGCCTGGTCCGGCACACGCTCGCGGTCGGGCCGAGGGCCGGACGGGCGTTCGACGCCGGCGACCTCGTCAGCCGCGTCTCCAGCAACGCCACGGACGCCGCACAGGCCGGCCTTGTAACGATCTCCGTCGCGACCGCGCTGCTGCCGCCGGCCGGCGCGCTGGTGCTGCTGACCCTCATCGACCCCTGGCTGGCCCTCGTGTTCCTGGCCGGGCTCGCGCTGGTCGGGCTCGTGCTGCGGGCGTTCACGCGGCAGACGGCGGCGGTCGTCTCCGCGTACCAGCGCACCCAGGGCCGCCTCGCCGCCCGCCTCGCCGAGTCGCTCGTGGGCGTGCGCACCATCGCGGCCGCCGGCACCGTCGAGGCCGAGGAGCGGCGCGTGCTCGCCCCGCTCGACGAACTGCGCCGGCAGGGTGCGGACACCTGGCGGGTGCTGGCCCGCTCCAGCGCACAGGCCGCCGTCGTGGGGCCGCTGGTCCTGGTGGCCGTCCTGGCCGCCGGTGGCCTCGCGCTCGCCGACGGGCGGATCAGCGCGGGTGACCTCTTCGCCGCCAGCCGGTACGCGACGATCGGGGCGGGTCTCGGCAGCCTCACCGGCGTGCTCGGCGGGCTGGCGCGCGCCCGGGCCGGCGCGCGGCGCGCGGCCGAGGTGCTCGACACACCCACTGTCCAGCATGGACGGTCGGCGGTGCCGGACGGGCCTGGCACCGTGGAGTTCCAGGGCGTCGCGGCCCGCGGTGACGACGGCGCCGCGCTGCTCGACGGCGTCGACCTGGTGCTTCCGGGCGGCGCGACCGTCGCGGTGGTGGGCCGGTCCGGCTCCGGCAAGTCGGTCCTCGCCGCCCTCGCCGCCCGCCTGCGCGACCCCGACGCCGGCCGCGTGCTCCTCGACGGCGTGCCGCTGCCCGACCTCGACCGGGCCGCGCTGCGCACGGCGATCGGCTGCGCCTTCGAGCGGCCGGTCCTGGTGGGTGGGACGGTCGCCGACGCCGTCGGGCTCGGCCTTCCCCGCGACCGGGTACGCGCGGCGGCGCACGCCACCCACGCACACGACTTCGTCAGCCGGCTGCCCGAGGGGTACGACACACCGCTCGCCGACGCGCCCATGTCCGGCGGTGAGGCGCAGCGGCTGGGGCTGGCCCGCGCCTGGCACGCCGAGCGCCTGCTCGTGCTCGACGACGCCACGTCCAGTGTGGACACCGCGACCGAGGTGCGGATCGCCGCCGCGCTGACCGGGTCGGGCGGTGGCCGTACCCGATTGGTGGTCACCCACCGCGCGGCCACCGCCGCCCGCGCGGACGCGGTGGTGTGGCTGGCCGGCGGCCGCGTGCGCGCGATGGGCCGGCACGCGGACCTGTGGGACGACCCGGAGTACCGCGAGGTGTTCCAGTGA
- a CDS encoding SapB/AmfS family lanthipeptide: MALLDLQAMTQVLETDGGGGHSGTSKSCAESDLSVTLCHESDLSVLLCQN, encoded by the coding sequence ATGGCTCTGCTCGACCTGCAGGCGATGACCCAGGTACTCGAGACCGACGGCGGCGGCGGCCACAGCGGCACCAGCAAGAGCTGCGCCGAAAGTGACCTCAGCGTCACGCTGTGCCACGAGAGCGACCTGAGCGTCCTGCTCTGCCAGAACTGA
- the lanKC gene encoding class III lanthionine synthetase LanKC codes for MDDRYEAFCMASPLFYDVLHSTTKASFRTADRPLADGWIRKEQDDWWVFRPPGRSGSGRTDLPPQGWKIHVSATLDNADRVLDTVWDYCVPRGIDFKFLRSPGALLGRVSKYAPRGYSGKLVTIYPVDDDACHTILRELGEQLDGEPNPYILSDLRWGAGPLFVRYGAFAARYCVGPRGTVVPAIADASGTLVPDRRDPVFHVPEWVTLPDFLAPHLAARNAVSIADLPYEIERVLHFSNGGGIYVGTEKATGRSVVLKEGRPHAGLDGRGKDAADRVEWEYEVLRRLAGVPGVPEVYDLFWVGEHRFLAMEHIDGTPLSRAVVRRFPLTDLNAGPEEAAAYTEWALGIHAQVSETIRGIHERGLVYGDMHMFNVLVTEDDRTFLLDFEVASSIEEATRPALGNQGFSPPRGTKGVDVDRYGLACLRFALFLPLSNMVWLHRPKVHHHAEVIAEHYPVPPEFLAEGVEVIAPGTAAPAPWPAARAGAEDLAATWPSLRDSLSRAILASATPERDDRLFPGDVQQFSEGGRINLSHGAAGVLYALSVTGAGRDERLEQWFLAKVRRPESGTSPGLFDGLHGAAFVLDHLGHRQAALDAVDLCLREEWQSLGLDLQGGLAGIGLNLLHFADHTGEPALRLAAHRAAELVAERLGTVDSVPETSGRENPLAGLMRGSSGPALLLIRAFDDTGDPAYLDHAAVALRQDLRRCVTRETGELHVNEGWRTMPYLDSGSVGVGLALDEYLARRHDDEFAEAARGAELAAQSTMYVFPGLFSGRAGILLYLAARSADPATDPRVAKQVRNLGWHAVPYGDGFAFPGTSLMRLSMDLATGTAGVLLALGAALHGEPVHAPLLHPGARRFVQGPARSGPRSEATSPDRAGALDVQRAERAQGGSAPQSPAPTGAGQVTP; via the coding sequence ATGGACGATCGATACGAAGCGTTCTGCATGGCGAGTCCGTTGTTCTACGACGTTCTCCACTCCACGACGAAGGCATCGTTTCGTACCGCCGACCGCCCCCTCGCCGATGGCTGGATCCGCAAGGAGCAGGACGACTGGTGGGTCTTCCGACCCCCGGGTCGTAGCGGTTCCGGCCGGACCGACCTCCCGCCGCAGGGATGGAAGATCCACGTTTCCGCCACCCTCGACAACGCGGACCGCGTCCTCGACACCGTCTGGGACTACTGCGTTCCCCGCGGCATCGACTTCAAGTTCCTCCGCTCGCCCGGCGCGCTGCTCGGCCGCGTCTCCAAGTACGCGCCGCGCGGCTACAGCGGCAAGCTCGTCACCATCTACCCGGTCGACGACGACGCCTGCCACACGATCCTGCGCGAGCTTGGCGAGCAGCTCGACGGCGAGCCCAACCCCTACATCCTGAGCGACCTGCGCTGGGGTGCCGGCCCCCTCTTCGTGCGGTACGGCGCTTTCGCCGCCCGCTACTGCGTCGGGCCGAGGGGCACCGTCGTGCCGGCCATCGCCGACGCCAGCGGCACCCTCGTGCCGGACCGGCGCGACCCGGTGTTCCACGTGCCGGAGTGGGTGACCCTGCCGGACTTCCTCGCCCCGCACCTCGCCGCCCGCAACGCGGTGAGTATCGCCGACCTGCCGTACGAGATCGAGCGGGTGCTGCACTTCTCCAACGGCGGCGGCATCTACGTCGGCACGGAAAAGGCGACCGGCCGCTCGGTGGTGCTGAAGGAGGGCCGCCCGCACGCCGGGCTCGACGGCCGTGGCAAGGACGCGGCCGACCGGGTCGAGTGGGAGTACGAGGTGCTGCGGCGGCTCGCCGGCGTCCCCGGCGTCCCCGAGGTGTACGACCTGTTCTGGGTCGGCGAGCACCGGTTCCTGGCGATGGAGCACATCGACGGCACGCCGCTGAGCCGGGCCGTGGTGCGGCGGTTCCCGCTGACCGACCTCAACGCCGGTCCGGAGGAGGCGGCGGCCTACACCGAGTGGGCGCTGGGCATCCACGCGCAGGTGAGCGAGACGATCCGGGGCATCCACGAGCGGGGCCTCGTCTACGGCGACATGCACATGTTCAACGTGCTGGTGACCGAGGACGACCGCACCTTCCTGCTCGACTTCGAGGTGGCCTCGTCGATCGAGGAGGCGACCCGGCCGGCACTGGGCAACCAGGGCTTCAGCCCGCCGCGCGGCACCAAGGGCGTCGACGTCGACCGGTACGGCCTGGCCTGCCTGCGCTTCGCGCTGTTCCTCCCGCTCAGCAACATGGTGTGGCTGCACCGGCCGAAGGTGCACCACCACGCCGAGGTCATCGCCGAGCACTACCCTGTGCCCCCGGAGTTTCTGGCGGAGGGCGTCGAGGTGATCGCGCCCGGCACGGCGGCACCAGCGCCGTGGCCGGCCGCGCGGGCCGGCGCGGAGGACCTCGCCGCGACGTGGCCGAGCCTGCGCGACAGCCTCAGCCGCGCGATCCTCGCCAGCGCCACGCCCGAGCGCGACGACCGCCTCTTCCCCGGCGACGTCCAGCAGTTCTCCGAAGGCGGCCGGATCAACCTGTCGCACGGCGCCGCCGGCGTGCTGTACGCGCTCTCGGTCACCGGCGCCGGCCGCGACGAGCGGCTTGAGCAGTGGTTCCTCGCCAAGGTGCGCCGGCCGGAGAGCGGGACGAGTCCCGGCCTCTTCGACGGGCTGCACGGCGCCGCGTTCGTCCTCGACCACCTCGGCCACCGGCAGGCGGCGCTCGACGCGGTCGACCTGTGCCTGCGGGAGGAGTGGCAGTCGCTCGGCCTGGACCTGCAGGGCGGCCTCGCGGGAATCGGGCTCAACCTGCTGCACTTCGCCGATCACACCGGCGAGCCGGCGCTGCGCCTCGCCGCGCATCGGGCCGCCGAGCTCGTCGCCGAGCGCCTCGGCACCGTCGATTCCGTACCGGAGACGAGCGGCCGGGAAAACCCGCTGGCCGGGCTGATGCGGGGTTCGTCGGGTCCGGCGCTGCTGCTGATCCGCGCGTTCGACGACACCGGCGACCCGGCGTACCTCGACCACGCCGCCGTGGCCCTGCGGCAGGACCTGCGCCGCTGCGTCACCCGGGAGACCGGCGAGCTGCACGTCAACGAGGGGTGGCGCACGATGCCGTACCTCGACTCGGGCAGCGTGGGCGTCGGGCTGGCGCTGGACGAGTACCTCGCGCGGCGCCACGACGACGAGTTCGCCGAGGCGGCACGGGGTGCGGAGCTCGCCGCGCAGTCCACGATGTACGTCTTCCCGGGCCTGTTCTCGGGCCGCGCCGGGATCCTGCTCTACCTGGCCGCCCGCAGCGCCGACCCGGCCACCGACCCGCGAGTGGCCAAGCAGGTCCGCAACCTGGGCTGGCACGCCGTGCCCTACGGCGACGGGTTCGCCTTCCCCGGCACGTCGCTCATGCGCCTGTCGATGGATCTCGCCACCGGCACCGCCGGCGTGCTGCTGGCGCTCGGCGCCGCGCTGCACGGCGAGCCGGTGCACGCACCACTGCTCCACCCGGGCGCGCGGCGCTTCGTCCAGGGGCCGGCAAGATCCGGTCCGAGGAGCGAAGCGACGAGTCCGGATCGCGCTGGCGCCCTGGACGTTCAGCGAGCGGAGCGAGCGCAAGGCGGCTCGGCCCCACAGTCTCCCGCGCCGACCGGTGCGGGTCAGGTAACACCGTAG
- a CDS encoding response regulator transcription factor: MIRTLLILDGALVRGALAFVLSAQDDIDVVGEGDTGDDATALIRSLRPDVVVTDLGVMAGPHRRFACPALVLASQQQARRLVAAVRQQAQPCGFLGDHVAPQRVVDGVRRLARGEPVADARLAVAALNRSNPLTERETEILEIAATGSPAKDIAARLHLSPGTVRNYLSRVVAKVGARTRIEAVRIAQESGWI; this comes from the coding sequence GTGATTCGGACATTGCTGATCCTCGATGGGGCGCTCGTCCGTGGTGCGCTCGCGTTCGTCCTGTCCGCGCAGGACGATATCGACGTGGTGGGTGAGGGTGACACCGGCGACGACGCCACGGCCCTGATCCGCTCCCTCCGGCCCGATGTGGTCGTCACCGATCTCGGCGTGATGGCGGGACCGCACCGCCGCTTCGCCTGTCCGGCACTCGTCCTCGCCTCGCAGCAGCAGGCGCGGCGGCTCGTGGCCGCGGTACGCCAGCAGGCGCAGCCGTGCGGTTTCCTCGGCGACCACGTCGCGCCGCAGCGCGTGGTGGACGGTGTGCGTCGCCTGGCCAGGGGTGAGCCGGTCGCCGACGCGCGCCTCGCCGTCGCGGCGCTCAACCGGAGCAACCCGCTGACCGAGCGGGAGACCGAGATCCTGGAGATCGCGGCCACCGGGTCGCCGGCCAAGGACATCGCCGCGCGGCTGCACCTCTCGCCCGGCACCGTCCGCAACTACCTGTCCCGCGTAGTGGCGAAGGTCGGCGCGCGCACGCGCATCGAAGCCGTGCGAATCGCCCAGGAATCAGGCTGGATCTGA
- a CDS encoding FtsX-like permease family protein has translation MTGSVLIEAVLVGVVGSTLGLLAGIGLGLAGSAALTALIGAQLPGAGITVSATPVILAYVVGILVTVVSAFVPAIRASAVPPLAAMREVNRPDKPLRVLTIVGLVFAVPGLALLLLGLIGSSFTPLLFGAVLAFLGVVILSPLLTKPLAGLIGKAVGWGMSGRLGVRNALRNPRRTAVTAAALMIGVTLVSAASVLGESFTRTIDQTINASVGAEVIVQTNTTAGPPGEVGFPDRATEQMRQVPGVAEVVPLYISLEARVDGGAPPFGGTFSTDDMAVTRDMFSMKTIEGDLRTLGPGEFVTDENTFKSRGWEVGQSVPIKLDKGGEQQYRLVGVYESTPIWTDTLILPKDAVASFAGPLALQGYVSLRDGANPDTVVGDIERVMADYPLVTVGDRSALLDQFNSFIDIALGIIYVLLGVAILIALLGILNTLLLSIFERTRELGLLRAVGLNRRGVMRMVGTESVVMAVFGCLLGIIVGVGLGAALSSALIDRDFLTVVAIPWVSLIVFVVVAMIAGVLAALWPAWRAARLNVLQAIAYE, from the coding sequence GTGACCGGCTCGGTGCTGATCGAGGCGGTGCTCGTCGGCGTGGTCGGCTCCACGCTCGGCCTGCTCGCCGGCATCGGTCTCGGGCTCGCCGGCAGCGCCGCGCTGACCGCGCTCATCGGCGCGCAGCTGCCGGGCGCGGGCATCACGGTGAGCGCCACACCGGTGATCCTGGCGTACGTGGTGGGCATCCTGGTCACGGTCGTCTCCGCGTTCGTACCGGCCATCCGGGCCTCCGCGGTGCCGCCGCTCGCGGCGATGCGCGAGGTCAACCGCCCGGACAAGCCGCTGCGGGTACTGACGATCGTCGGCCTCGTGTTCGCGGTGCCGGGGCTCGCGCTGCTGCTGCTCGGCCTGATCGGCTCGTCGTTCACCCCGCTGCTGTTCGGCGCGGTGCTGGCGTTCCTCGGCGTGGTGATCCTCTCGCCGCTGCTGACCAAGCCGCTCGCCGGCCTGATCGGCAAGGCGGTCGGGTGGGGCATGAGCGGACGCCTCGGCGTACGCAACGCGCTGCGCAACCCCCGCCGCACCGCGGTCACCGCCGCCGCGCTGATGATCGGCGTGACGCTGGTGAGCGCGGCGAGCGTGCTGGGCGAGTCGTTCACCCGCACGATCGACCAGACCATCAACGCCTCGGTCGGCGCCGAGGTCATCGTCCAGACCAACACCACCGCCGGCCCGCCCGGCGAGGTCGGTTTCCCCGACCGCGCCACGGAGCAGATGCGGCAGGTGCCCGGCGTGGCCGAGGTCGTGCCGCTCTACATCTCCCTCGAAGCGCGGGTCGACGGCGGCGCGCCGCCGTTCGGCGGCACGTTCTCGACCGACGACATGGCCGTGACGCGCGACATGTTCTCGATGAAGACGATCGAGGGTGATCTGCGCACGCTGGGGCCGGGCGAGTTCGTCACCGACGAGAACACGTTCAAGTCGCGCGGCTGGGAGGTCGGGCAGAGCGTCCCGATCAAGCTGGACAAGGGCGGCGAGCAGCAGTACCGGCTGGTCGGCGTCTACGAGTCGACGCCGATCTGGACCGACACGCTGATCCTGCCGAAGGACGCCGTGGCCAGCTTCGCCGGTCCGCTCGCGCTGCAGGGCTACGTCAGCCTGCGCGACGGCGCGAACCCGGACACGGTGGTCGGCGACATCGAGCGGGTCATGGCGGACTACCCGCTGGTCACGGTGGGGGACCGGTCGGCGTTGCTGGACCAGTTCAACAGCTTCATCGACATCGCGCTCGGCATCATCTACGTGCTGCTGGGCGTCGCCATCCTCATCGCGCTGCTCGGCATCCTCAACACGTTGCTGCTGAGCATCTTCGAGCGGACCCGCGAGCTGGGCCTGCTGCGCGCGGTCGGCCTCAACCGCCGCGGCGTGATGCGGATGGTGGGTACCGAGTCCGTGGTGATGGCCGTCTTCGGCTGCCTGCTCGGCATCATCGTCGGCGTCGGGCTGGGCGCGGCGCTGTCGTCGGCGCTGATCGACCGCGACTTCCTCACCGTCGTCGCTATCCCGTGGGTCAGCCTGATCGTGTTCGTGGTGGTCGCGATGATCGCCGGTGTCCTGGCCGCGCTGTGGCCGGCCTGGCGCGCCGCGCGGCTGAACGTGCTGCAGGCGATCGCCTACGAGTAA